The Thermoclostridium stercorarium subsp. stercorarium DSM 8532 genome contains a region encoding:
- a CDS encoding PLP-dependent aminotransferase family protein, producing MVFESAWYEYRDTSMPKYVKLYYCIRREIERGNMKPGSKLPSIRQVSKELGLSSTTVENAYNQLMVEGYIYSVPQKGYFAASLDPSFINVDGFTVKKEERHEDIRLKDDFLDTEIFNFNEWRKIYNVIIRDFRPRLLTEGDPRGEFELRQALADYTYKARGVVCSPDQIIIGSGVQSLLHVFCDIAAGMVRPEVAFEEPGFVDVRPVFLKRGYKLHPISLDKDGINIRSLVESNAAVCYTSPSHQYPTGLVMPVQKRMELIKWADGSGGFILEDDYDSELRLFGRPVPSLYSLDSSGRVVYIGSFSTVIAPSLRISYMILPDCLNERYKDMAKGYRSTVSTAEQLVLAEYIVKGLYARHLRRMRKKCSEKLKLLYHAAGEFKGLLKIHPSDTGTFVLVETPGMRKSVDIEAFSEYLTGLWDGFYVFNYAAVRPEKYKEILGLLI from the coding sequence ATGGTTTTTGAATCGGCCTGGTATGAATACAGGGATACAAGCATGCCCAAGTACGTAAAACTTTATTATTGCATCCGCAGAGAAATAGAGAGAGGAAACATGAAGCCGGGCAGCAAACTGCCTTCGATACGCCAGGTATCAAAGGAACTGGGGTTAAGTTCAACAACTGTTGAAAACGCCTATAACCAGCTTATGGTGGAGGGATATATATACAGCGTACCCCAGAAGGGCTATTTTGCCGCGAGCCTCGATCCTTCGTTCATTAACGTTGACGGTTTCACCGTTAAAAAAGAAGAACGTCATGAGGATATAAGGCTGAAGGATGATTTTCTTGATACCGAAATATTTAATTTCAATGAATGGAGAAAAATTTACAACGTCATAATTCGGGATTTCAGGCCAAGACTTCTCACTGAAGGAGACCCGAGGGGGGAATTTGAGCTCAGACAGGCTCTGGCCGATTATACATACAAAGCAAGGGGGGTTGTTTGCAGTCCGGATCAGATAATTATCGGCTCGGGAGTACAGAGTCTGCTGCATGTGTTCTGTGATATTGCCGCAGGAATGGTGAGACCTGAGGTTGCGTTTGAAGAACCCGGGTTTGTCGATGTCCGTCCTGTGTTCCTGAAAAGGGGCTATAAGCTGCATCCGATAAGCCTTGACAAAGACGGAATAAATATCAGATCGCTGGTTGAATCAAACGCGGCGGTGTGTTACACCAGTCCTTCTCACCAGTATCCCACCGGCCTTGTAATGCCGGTTCAGAAAAGAATGGAGCTTATTAAATGGGCCGACGGTTCAGGCGGGTTTATTCTTGAAGATGATTACGACAGTGAATTAAGGCTTTTCGGAAGACCTGTTCCGTCCCTGTACAGCCTTGACAGCAGCGGACGAGTGGTTTACATAGGCTCCTTTTCAACGGTGATTGCGCCTTCATTGCGTATAAGCTACATGATTCTGCCCGATTGTCTGAACGAAAGATACAAAGATATGGCAAAAGGATACAGATCAACGGTGTCCACCGCAGAGCAGCTCGTTCTGGCCGAATACATAGTTAAAGGGTTATATGCAAGGCATCTTCGCAGAATGAGAAAAAAGTGTTCGGAAAAACTGAAACTTTTATACCATGCCGCTGGGGAATTTAAGGGTCTTCTTAAAATTCATCCGTCGGATACGGGCACGTTTGTGCTGGTTGAAACACCCGGAATGAGAAAAAGCGTTGATATTGAAGCTTTCAGTGAATATTTGACCGGGCTTTGGGACGGATTTTACGTGTTCAATTATGCGGCAGTCAGGCCCGAAAAATATAAAGAAATTTTAGGCCTTTTAATTTAA